The following proteins come from a genomic window of Aquabacterium sp. A3:
- a CDS encoding phosphoglycerate kinase, with translation MNILRLEDLVAQGKVANQRVFIRADLNVPQDDAGNITEDTRVRASVPAIEMALKAGAAVMVTSHLGRPTEGEFKPEDSLAPVAKRLGELLGREVPLVSNWVDGVTVQPGQVVLLENCRLNKGEKKNNEELARKMAALCDIFVHDAFGTAHRAEGTTYGIAQFAKVACAGPLLAAEIDAINKALEAPKRPLLAIVAGSKVSTKLTILESLAKNVDGLIVGGGIANTFMLAAGLKIGKSLAEPDLVGAAKAVIDSMAARGANVPIPEDVVVAKTFAADAPATIKAATDVADDDMILDIGPKTAAKLAAQLKSAGTVVWNGPVGVFEFEAFEQGTKVIAQAIAESAAFSIAGGGDTLAAIAKYGIDKDVGYISTGGGAFLEVLEGKTLPAFEILSKRAAG, from the coding sequence ATGAACATCCTCCGACTTGAAGACCTCGTGGCCCAGGGCAAGGTGGCCAACCAGCGCGTGTTCATCCGCGCGGATCTGAACGTGCCGCAGGACGATGCCGGCAACATCACGGAAGACACGCGGGTTCGCGCTTCGGTGCCGGCCATCGAAATGGCCTTGAAGGCTGGCGCTGCCGTGATGGTGACCTCGCACCTGGGGCGCCCGACCGAAGGCGAGTTCAAGCCTGAGGATTCTCTGGCTCCGGTGGCCAAGCGCCTGGGTGAGCTGCTGGGTCGTGAGGTGCCGCTGGTGAGCAACTGGGTGGACGGCGTGACCGTGCAGCCGGGCCAGGTGGTGCTGCTGGAGAACTGCCGCCTGAACAAGGGCGAGAAAAAGAACAACGAGGAACTGGCCAGGAAGATGGCTGCCTTGTGCGACATCTTTGTGCACGATGCGTTTGGCACGGCCCACCGCGCCGAGGGCACGACTTACGGTATTGCGCAGTTCGCCAAGGTGGCCTGCGCAGGCCCGCTGCTGGCTGCGGAGATCGACGCCATCAACAAGGCGCTCGAAGCGCCGAAGCGCCCCTTGCTGGCCATCGTGGCCGGCTCGAAGGTTTCGACCAAGCTGACGATTCTGGAGTCGCTGGCCAAGAACGTGGATGGGCTGATCGTGGGGGGCGGGATTGCCAACACGTTCATGCTGGCCGCCGGCCTCAAGATCGGCAAGTCACTGGCCGAGCCTGACCTGGTGGGGGCGGCCAAGGCGGTGATCGACAGCATGGCCGCCCGTGGCGCGAATGTGCCCATTCCTGAGGATGTGGTGGTGGCCAAGACCTTCGCTGCCGACGCGCCGGCCACCATCAAGGCCGCGACCGATGTGGCGGATGACGACATGATCCTGGACATCGGCCCGAAGACCGCTGCCAAGCTGGCGGCGCAGCTGAAGTCGGCGGGCACGGTGGTGTGGAATGGCCCGGTGGGCGTGTTTGAGTTCGAGGCGTTCGAGCAGGGCACGAAGGTGATCGCACAGGCCATCGCGGAGTCGGCGGCCTTCAGCATCGCGGGTGGTGGCGACACCCTGGCCGCGATCGCCAAGTACGGCATCGACAAGGACGTGGGCTACATCTCGACCGGTGGCGGAGCCTTCCTGGAGGTGCTGGAAGGCAAGACGCTGCCTGCGTTCGAGATCTTGAGCAAACGCGCGGCGGGTTGA
- a CDS encoding metal-dependent hydrolase encodes MAHTITPREKLDFGLDGDIPKYWFGGDPFKTRLFDAMSTIFPEGERFFISCVRDFRDQVTDPQLRQDIKDFMRQEGQHGIVHGQYNERLKRQGIDVDALEAFERKMLFEFERKYLSAEQTLAETAAAEHMTAIMAHGFFARKEVLESADHRMRALYAWHAMEEVEHKAVAFDVMQKVAKVGYFRRVMALVLVTVGFNIHCLHTTNYMLKVDGFTGWQRLKLISKGLWWLFKPGGLYTSMAGHFFQYFKPGFHPWDEGQMDSYRLWLDTFNRTGDPVQAGEVLHAAAP; translated from the coding sequence ATGGCACACACCATCACGCCACGAGAAAAGCTCGACTTCGGGCTGGACGGCGACATCCCCAAGTACTGGTTTGGCGGAGACCCGTTCAAGACGCGCCTGTTCGACGCCATGTCCACCATCTTCCCCGAGGGTGAACGCTTTTTCATCTCCTGCGTACGTGATTTCAGAGACCAGGTCACCGACCCCCAACTGCGCCAGGACATCAAGGACTTCATGCGCCAGGAAGGCCAGCACGGCATCGTCCACGGACAGTACAACGAGCGGCTCAAACGCCAGGGCATCGACGTGGACGCCCTGGAAGCCTTCGAGCGCAAGATGCTGTTCGAGTTCGAGCGCAAGTACCTGTCGGCCGAACAGACCCTGGCTGAGACCGCCGCCGCCGAGCACATGACGGCGATCATGGCCCATGGCTTTTTCGCCCGCAAAGAGGTGCTGGAGTCCGCCGATCACCGCATGCGCGCGCTGTATGCATGGCACGCCATGGAAGAAGTCGAGCACAAGGCCGTCGCCTTTGACGTGATGCAGAAGGTGGCCAAGGTCGGCTACTTCCGGCGGGTCATGGCGCTGGTGCTGGTCACCGTCGGCTTCAACATCCACTGCCTGCACACCACCAACTACATGCTCAAGGTCGATGGCTTCACGGGCTGGCAGCGCCTCAAGCTCATCAGCAAAGGCCTGTGGTGGCTCTTCAAGCCCGGCGGCCTGTACACCAGCATGGCCGGTCATTTTTTTCAGTACTTCAAACCCGGCTTTCATCCCTGGGACGAAGGCCAGATGGACAGCTACCGCCTGTGGCTCGACACCTTCAACCGCACCGGTGACCCCGTGCAGGCCGGAGAGGTGCTGCACGCCGCAGCGCCCTGA
- a CDS encoding metal-dependent hydrolase: MSNNQITPPHIVPREKLDFGLDGDIPKYWLDNDPFKTRFFDALSTLFPVGEKFFITCVRDFKDRITDPQLLQEIKDFTRQEAQHGMLHTQYNNRLKKQGIDVDAILEGQERRLFQIIRKVFSREFTLGITTASEHITAIMADCFVERPHIFANADERIRALYVWHAMEEMEHKGVAYDVLVDHAKASYWTRIGSMLLVTILFPYHVLRIMKHMLQVDGFSRWQRTKIWAKGLWWLYKPGGIFMPMMGKYFSYLKPNFHPWQEPVVPSYEPWLRLLKETGNPVEAGNLLAARHLAGAQA, from the coding sequence ATGAGCAACAACCAGATCACCCCGCCTCACATCGTTCCGCGCGAAAAGCTCGATTTCGGGCTGGACGGCGACATCCCCAAGTACTGGCTGGACAACGACCCCTTCAAGACACGCTTCTTCGACGCCTTGTCCACCCTGTTCCCCGTGGGCGAAAAGTTCTTCATCACCTGCGTGCGTGACTTCAAGGACCGCATCACCGACCCGCAGCTCCTGCAAGAGATCAAGGATTTCACCCGCCAGGAAGCCCAGCACGGCATGCTGCACACGCAGTACAACAACCGCCTCAAAAAGCAAGGCATCGACGTGGACGCCATCCTCGAAGGCCAGGAGCGGCGGCTGTTTCAGATCATCCGCAAGGTGTTCTCACGCGAGTTCACCCTGGGCATCACCACGGCCTCGGAGCACATCACGGCCATCATGGCCGACTGCTTCGTCGAACGCCCCCACATCTTTGCCAACGCCGACGAGCGCATCCGCGCGCTCTACGTCTGGCACGCCATGGAAGAGATGGAACACAAAGGCGTGGCGTACGACGTGCTGGTCGACCACGCCAAGGCCAGCTACTGGACGCGCATCGGCTCGATGCTGCTGGTCACCATCCTGTTTCCTTACCATGTACTGCGCATCATGAAGCACATGCTCCAGGTCGATGGCTTCAGCCGCTGGCAGCGCACCAAGATCTGGGCCAAGGGCCTGTGGTGGCTGTACAAGCCGGGCGGCATCTTCATGCCCATGATGGGCAAGTACTTCAGCTACCTCAAGCCCAACTTCCACCCCTGGCAAGAGCCCGTGGTGCCCAGCTACGAGCCCTGGCTGCGCCTGCTCAAGGAAACCGGCAACCCCGTCGAAGCCGGCAATCTGCTGGCAGCCCGACACCTCGCGGGCGCGCAGGCCTGA
- a CDS encoding helix-turn-helix transcriptional regulator translates to MPHTPPAVEDLDPQIPFVTVTNWVRAARLCGIDIERLFRDEHIDTVELHPETAVVKRSTMQRLMWRCVEASRALEGPRHFPLVLGDTFAFEYLSDVETYITTSATLRDAARALEWIPPLVNPYIGFALAEHGPDARISLRYRLADASPEEGWPFAEAIFASVIKFSRLLLGDEALIGRITFRHAPHAQAAQVERHFGVPVEWGAELDALWFQRHLLDMPLRGAFPTLHAQAAERLARKVAERGDPLTPTASPALVSRIEQVFADKPRLMGLGLDALAQELGLHARTLQRRLKELGDSHSAIQSRVRYRLAREWLQNTALSVEDISDRLGFSDRRSFTQAFARWSGVTPSQYRHHPPSP, encoded by the coding sequence GTGCCCCACACACCACCCGCCGTAGAAGACCTCGACCCTCAGATCCCGTTCGTCACGGTCACGAACTGGGTGCGTGCAGCGCGCCTGTGCGGCATCGACATCGAGCGCCTCTTCCGCGATGAGCACATCGACACCGTCGAACTGCACCCCGAAACGGCCGTGGTCAAGCGCAGCACCATGCAGCGCCTCATGTGGCGCTGCGTCGAGGCCTCACGCGCCCTGGAGGGCCCCCGGCATTTCCCACTGGTCCTGGGCGACACCTTTGCCTTCGAATACCTCTCGGATGTCGAAACCTACATCACCACCAGCGCCACCTTGCGTGACGCCGCGCGCGCGCTCGAATGGATCCCGCCGCTGGTGAATCCCTACATCGGGTTTGCGCTGGCCGAGCATGGCCCTGACGCCCGCATCAGCCTGCGCTACCGGCTGGCAGACGCCTCACCCGAGGAGGGCTGGCCCTTTGCCGAAGCCATCTTTGCCTCGGTGATCAAGTTCAGCCGGCTGCTGCTGGGTGACGAGGCCTTGATCGGCCGCATCACCTTCCGCCATGCCCCGCACGCCCAGGCCGCCCAGGTAGAACGACATTTCGGGGTGCCGGTCGAATGGGGCGCCGAGCTCGACGCCCTGTGGTTTCAGCGTCATTTGCTGGACATGCCCTTGCGCGGCGCCTTCCCGACCCTGCACGCCCAGGCCGCCGAGCGCCTGGCCCGCAAGGTCGCGGAACGCGGCGACCCGCTGACCCCGACGGCGTCGCCTGCGCTGGTCAGCCGCATCGAACAGGTCTTTGCAGACAAGCCCCGCCTCATGGGGCTGGGGCTGGACGCGCTCGCCCAGGAGCTCGGCCTGCACGCCCGCACCCTGCAGCGCCGGCTCAAAGAGCTGGGCGACAGCCATTCCGCCATCCAGTCACGGGTGCGCTACCGCCTGGCCCGGGAATGGCTTCAGAACACCGCCCTGAGTGTCGAAGACATCAGTGACCGGCTGGGATTTTCAGACCGACGCAGCTTCACCCAGGCGTTCGCGCGCTGGTCGGGCGTCACGCCCAGCCAGTACAGGCACCATCCGCCATCCCCCTGA
- a CDS encoding alpha/beta fold hydrolase yields MLPPIVFAHANSYPASTYRVLFERWRAAGHEVHAIEQLGHDPRYPVTTDWPHLVEQLRDFIEREVRQPAYLVGHSLGGYLSMMVASRHPHLAAGVVVMDSPLLTGWKSAGLGMAKRFKAMDRVMPSRVSAQRTHEWPSLQAAQAHFRTKPLFAAFHPDVLADYVAHGTVTHADGVSRRLSFDRDIESAIYRTVPHRLLHSFRRRPIRCPIAFIGGTHSRELRQVGLAGIRQLVGSNISWIEGSHLYPFEQPHVTARAVLGWLDTFEKAGPPSSAHPR; encoded by the coding sequence ATGTTGCCGCCCATCGTCTTTGCACACGCCAACAGCTACCCTGCCAGCACCTACCGCGTGCTGTTCGAGCGCTGGCGGGCGGCGGGCCACGAGGTTCATGCCATCGAGCAACTCGGGCACGACCCGCGCTACCCTGTCACCACCGACTGGCCCCACCTGGTCGAACAACTGCGCGATTTCATCGAGCGGGAGGTGCGGCAGCCCGCCTACCTGGTGGGTCATTCGCTGGGGGGCTATCTGAGCATGATGGTGGCCAGCCGACACCCGCACCTGGCGGCCGGCGTGGTGGTCATGGACTCCCCACTCCTGACGGGCTGGAAATCGGCCGGGCTGGGCATGGCCAAGCGCTTCAAGGCCATGGACCGGGTCATGCCCTCTCGCGTGTCGGCTCAGCGCACGCATGAATGGCCCAGCCTGCAGGCGGCCCAGGCGCATTTCCGCACCAAACCCTTGTTCGCGGCCTTTCACCCCGACGTGCTGGCCGACTACGTGGCCCACGGCACCGTCACCCACGCCGACGGCGTGTCTCGGCGCCTGAGCTTCGACCGCGACATCGAATCCGCCATCTACCGCACCGTCCCCCACCGCTTGTTGCACAGCTTTCGTCGCCGACCCATCCGCTGCCCCATCGCCTTCATCGGCGGCACCCACTCGCGCGAGTTGAGGCAGGTGGGGCTGGCCGGTATCCGACAACTCGTGGGGTCAAACATCAGCTGGATCGAAGGCTCTCACCTGTATCCTTTCGAGCAGCCGCACGTCACCGCCCGTGCCGTGCTGGGGTGGCTGGACACCTTCGAAAAAGCCGGCCCCCCTTCGTCCGCCCATCCTCGCTGA
- the pyk gene encoding pyruvate kinase: MPRATKIVATLGPASSTPAVLEAMMKAGVDVVRLNFSHGTAQDHIDRAKLVREVAERVGKVVAVMADLQGPKIRVGKFAEGKVMLEPGQPFVLDASRTEPGDLHGVGLDYKELPRDVKPGDTLLLNDGLIVLTVEAVKGEAVHTVVKLGGELSNNKGINKQGGGLTAPALTAKDMEDIRTAASFQCDYIAVSFPKNATDMEMARQLANVAGEPWRHRPALIAKIERTEAIPNLDSILKASDGIMVARGDLAVEVGNAAVPALQKRMIKMAREMDKVVITATQMMESMIVNPVPTRAEVSDVANAVLDGTDAVMLSAETAAGKYPVETVEQMAAIAQEAERAEGVSLDADFINKRFARIDQSIAMGALFTAYHLGCKAIIALTESGSTALWMSRHNIHVPIFALTAQPTSLRKMALYRNVRPLLIPSFSDRDEALRQAEAVLVAKGILRPGDTYAITCGEPMGHPGGTNMLKVCEVG, from the coding sequence ATGCCACGAGCCACAAAGATCGTCGCCACCCTGGGGCCCGCCTCGTCCACGCCCGCCGTGCTGGAGGCCATGATGAAGGCGGGGGTGGATGTGGTGCGGCTGAACTTCTCGCATGGCACCGCGCAAGACCACATCGATCGGGCCAAGCTGGTGCGCGAGGTGGCCGAGCGGGTGGGCAAGGTGGTGGCCGTGATGGCCGACCTGCAAGGCCCCAAGATCCGGGTGGGCAAGTTTGCCGAGGGCAAGGTGATGCTGGAGCCGGGGCAGCCTTTTGTGCTGGACGCCAGCCGCACCGAGCCGGGTGACCTGCACGGCGTGGGCCTGGACTACAAAGAGCTGCCGCGCGACGTGAAGCCGGGCGACACCCTGTTGCTCAACGATGGCCTGATCGTGTTGACGGTGGAGGCCGTCAAGGGCGAGGCCGTGCACACCGTGGTGAAGCTGGGCGGCGAACTGTCCAACAACAAGGGCATCAACAAGCAGGGTGGTGGCCTGACCGCGCCGGCCCTGACGGCCAAGGACATGGAAGACATCCGGACCGCGGCGAGCTTCCAGTGCGATTACATCGCGGTGTCGTTCCCCAAGAACGCCACGGACATGGAGATGGCGCGCCAGCTGGCCAATGTGGCCGGCGAGCCCTGGCGCCACCGCCCGGCGCTGATCGCCAAGATCGAGCGCACCGAGGCCATCCCCAACCTGGACAGCATCTTGAAGGCCTCGGACGGCATCATGGTGGCGCGGGGTGACCTGGCGGTGGAGGTGGGCAACGCGGCGGTGCCGGCCCTGCAAAAGCGCATGATCAAGATGGCGCGCGAGATGGACAAGGTGGTGATCACGGCCACGCAGATGATGGAGTCGATGATCGTCAACCCCGTGCCCACGCGCGCCGAGGTGTCGGACGTGGCCAATGCCGTGCTGGACGGCACCGATGCGGTCATGCTGAGCGCCGAGACGGCAGCAGGCAAATACCCGGTGGAAACCGTGGAGCAGATGGCCGCGATCGCGCAGGAGGCCGAGCGGGCTGAAGGGGTGTCGCTCGACGCCGATTTCATCAACAAGCGCTTTGCCCGCATTGATCAGTCGATCGCGATGGGGGCCCTGTTCACCGCTTACCACCTGGGCTGCAAGGCCATCATCGCGCTGACCGAGTCGGGCTCGACCGCGCTGTGGATGAGCCGGCACAACATCCATGTGCCCATTTTTGCGCTGACGGCGCAGCCCACCTCACTGCGCAAGATGGCCCTGTACCGCAATGTGCGGCCCTTGTTGATTCCGAGTTTTTCAGATCGTGACGAGGCCCTGCGCCAGGCCGAGGCGGTGCTGGTGGCCAAGGGCATTTTGCGCCCCGGCGACACCTACGCCATCACCTGTGGCGAGCCCATGGGCCACCCGGGGGGCACCAACATGCTCAAGGTCTGCGAAGTGGGCTGA
- the fba gene encoding class II fructose-bisphosphate aldolase (catalyzes the reversible aldol condensation of dihydroxyacetonephosphate and glyceraldehyde 3-phosphate in the Calvin cycle, glycolysis, and/or gluconeogenesis), with amino-acid sequence MALVSMRQLLDHAAENGYGIPAFNVNNLEQVQAVMAAADEVGAPVILQASAGARKYAGESFIKHLIQAAVEAYPHIPLVMHQDHGTSPKVCAGAIDLGFGSVMMDGSLMEDGKTPASFDYNVDVTRKVVDMAHKVGVTVEGELGCLGNLETGEAGEEDGIGAEGKLDHSQMLTDPEEAAVFVRETQLDALAIAIGTSHGAYKFSRKPTGDILAISRVKEIHARIPNTHLVMHGSSSVPQELLAIINQYGGKMKETYGVPVEEIQEAIKYGVRKINIDTDIRLAMTGAVRKFMFENPDKFDAREWLKPAREAAKAVCKQRYIEFGCEGQAGKIKPISLSDIAAAYASGKLAQLVA; translated from the coding sequence ATGGCACTCGTATCTATGCGCCAGCTGCTGGACCATGCCGCCGAAAACGGCTACGGCATTCCGGCTTTCAACGTGAACAACCTGGAGCAGGTGCAGGCCGTGATGGCCGCCGCCGACGAGGTGGGCGCGCCCGTGATCCTGCAGGCCTCGGCGGGCGCCCGCAAGTACGCCGGCGAATCATTCATCAAGCACCTGATCCAGGCCGCCGTGGAAGCCTACCCCCACATCCCCCTGGTGATGCACCAGGACCACGGCACCAGCCCCAAGGTGTGTGCCGGCGCCATCGACCTGGGCTTTGGCTCGGTGATGATGGACGGCTCGCTGATGGAAGACGGCAAGACCCCGGCCTCGTTCGACTACAACGTGGACGTGACCCGCAAGGTCGTGGACATGGCGCACAAGGTGGGCGTGACCGTGGAAGGCGAGCTGGGCTGCCTGGGCAACCTGGAAACCGGTGAAGCTGGCGAAGAAGACGGCATCGGCGCCGAAGGCAAGCTGGACCACAGCCAGATGCTGACCGACCCCGAAGAAGCCGCCGTGTTCGTGCGTGAAACCCAGCTGGACGCCCTGGCGATCGCCATCGGCACCAGCCACGGCGCCTACAAGTTCTCGCGCAAGCCCACGGGCGACATCCTGGCCATTTCGCGCGTGAAGGAAATCCACGCCCGCATCCCCAACACCCACCTGGTGATGCACGGCTCCTCGTCGGTGCCGCAAGAGCTGCTGGCCATCATCAACCAGTACGGCGGCAAGATGAAGGAAACCTACGGCGTGCCCGTGGAAGAAATCCAGGAAGCCATCAAGTACGGCGTGCGCAAGATCAACATCGACACCGACATCCGCCTGGCGATGACCGGTGCCGTGCGCAAGTTCATGTTCGAGAACCCGGACAAGTTCGACGCCCGCGAATGGCTCAAGCCTGCCCGCGAAGCCGCCAAGGCCGTGTGCAAGCAGCGTTACATCGAGTTTGGTTGCGAAGGCCAGGCCGGCAAGATCAAGCCCATCAGCCTGAGCGACATCGCCGCAGCCTACGCCTCGGGCAAGCTGGCGCAGCTGGTGGCCTGA
- a CDS encoding glutathione S-transferase family protein, with amino-acid sequence MLKLYGFPLSNYYNKVKLALLEKGVPFEEVLVHWGVEGKEGKSPLGKVPYIETEDGFLCESQVILDYIEARWPTPALVPADPWQAAKVRELITYCDLHVELCARQLYPQAFFGGSLPEKFTERVRGDLARKLEAFASVAQFAPYAAGDEFTMADCAVYVSLPLAALASKLVYGEDLVAAAGIDWKGYVKLIEQRPSAQKVAADRKADQARAMAANKAKAQ; translated from the coding sequence ATGCTCAAGCTTTACGGTTTTCCCCTGTCCAATTACTACAACAAGGTCAAGCTGGCCTTGCTGGAAAAGGGTGTGCCCTTTGAAGAGGTGCTGGTGCACTGGGGCGTCGAGGGCAAGGAAGGCAAGTCGCCCTTGGGCAAGGTGCCCTACATCGAAACCGAAGATGGTTTCCTGTGCGAAAGCCAGGTGATCCTGGACTACATCGAGGCCCGCTGGCCCACGCCCGCCCTGGTGCCCGCCGACCCCTGGCAGGCGGCCAAGGTGCGCGAGCTGATCACCTACTGCGACTTGCACGTGGAGCTGTGCGCCCGCCAGCTGTACCCACAGGCCTTTTTTGGCGGCAGCCTGCCTGAGAAGTTCACCGAGCGGGTGAGGGGTGATCTGGCGCGAAAGCTTGAGGCCTTCGCGTCGGTGGCCCAGTTTGCGCCCTATGCCGCGGGCGATGAGTTCACCATGGCCGACTGTGCCGTGTACGTGAGCCTGCCCCTGGCGGCGCTGGCCAGCAAGCTGGTGTACGGCGAAGACCTGGTGGCTGCGGCGGGCATCGACTGGAAGGGCTACGTGAAGCTCATTGAGCAGCGGCCCAGTGCGCAAAAGGTGGCGGCCGATCGCAAAGCCGATCAGGCGCGGGCCATGGCTGCCAACAAGGCCAAGGCACAATAA
- a CDS encoding phosphoribosylaminoimidazolesuccinocarboxamide synthase produces MTAALHTSALNSLPLLARGKVRDNYAVGDDRILMIASDRISAFDVIMGEPIPGKGALLTQMALFWFELLKDVAPNHLTGDDPLSVVAPAERAQVEGRAMLVKKLKPLPVEAVVRGYLAGSGWKEYQDNGMVCGVKLPAGLKNASKLPEPIFTPATKAEVGDHDENISYEQMAEIIGADMAAKVRDLAIALYKKAADYALTKGIIIADTKFEFGLDEYGTLTVMDEVLTPDSSRFWPVEGYEAAFAAGQNPPSYDKQFVRDWLEQATVNGQPWDKTAPSPALPQDVIEKTAAKYREALTRLTLA; encoded by the coding sequence ATGACCGCCGCTCTGCACACCTCCGCCCTCAACTCCCTGCCGCTGCTGGCGCGTGGCAAGGTTCGCGACAACTACGCGGTGGGCGACGACCGCATCCTGATGATCGCGTCTGACCGCATCAGCGCGTTCGACGTGATCATGGGCGAGCCCATCCCGGGCAAGGGCGCGCTGTTGACCCAGATGGCCTTGTTCTGGTTCGAGCTGCTGAAAGACGTGGCGCCCAACCACCTCACCGGCGACGACCCGCTGAGCGTGGTGGCCCCGGCCGAGCGTGCGCAGGTGGAAGGCCGTGCCATGCTGGTCAAGAAGCTCAAGCCCCTGCCCGTGGAGGCCGTGGTGCGCGGCTACCTGGCCGGCAGCGGCTGGAAGGAATACCAGGACAACGGCATGGTGTGCGGCGTGAAGCTGCCCGCCGGCTTGAAGAACGCCAGCAAGCTGCCCGAGCCCATCTTCACCCCGGCCACCAAGGCCGAGGTGGGCGACCACGATGAGAACATCAGCTACGAGCAGATGGCCGAGATCATCGGCGCCGACATGGCCGCCAAGGTGCGCGACCTGGCCATCGCGCTGTACAAGAAGGCCGCCGATTACGCGCTGACCAAGGGCATCATCATCGCCGACACGAAGTTCGAGTTCGGCTTGGATGAATATGGCACCCTGACCGTGATGGACGAGGTGCTGACGCCCGATTCATCGCGCTTCTGGCCCGTGGAAGGCTACGAGGCCGCGTTCGCCGCCGGCCAGAACCCGCCCAGCTACGACAAGCAGTTTGTGCGCGACTGGCTGGAGCAGGCCACGGTGAATGGCCAGCCGTGGGACAAGACCGCGCCGTCGCCGGCCCTGCCGCAGGACGTGATCGAAAAGACCGCAGCCAAGTACCGCGAGGCACTCACCCGCCTGACGCTGGCCTGA
- the yihA gene encoding ribosome biogenesis GTP-binding protein YihA/YsxC, which translates to MPRPANPRPKSNPRHSERSQTPPAPALNRGDEATADPARLALAWAHTARFLTTAAQLNQLPVNELPEVAFVGRSNAGKSTAINTLAQQRQLAYASKTPGRTQHINLFEVGPKDAPNLVWTDLPGYGYAAVEREAKVRWQQVMARYLEIRRNLTGVVQMVDSRHGFTELDLQLLSFVAPRVRSGEVKLLVLLTKADKLNKKEQAESLAKAQEALGTVVTDEADVGITLFSALKKIGVGDVAQVLQGWAADAMAARASLAMPDELPPDPTGEHPEHLEGLNDQA; encoded by the coding sequence ATGCCCCGTCCTGCAAACCCCCGCCCCAAATCCAATCCGCGACACTCCGAGCGCAGCCAGACGCCACCGGCGCCCGCCCTGAACAGGGGCGATGAAGCGACCGCCGACCCGGCCCGTCTGGCGCTGGCCTGGGCGCACACGGCCCGCTTCCTCACCACGGCGGCCCAGCTCAACCAGCTGCCGGTCAATGAATTGCCCGAAGTCGCCTTCGTGGGCCGCTCCAACGCGGGCAAATCCACCGCCATCAACACCCTGGCCCAGCAACGCCAACTGGCCTACGCCTCCAAGACCCCGGGGCGCACCCAGCACATCAACCTGTTCGAGGTGGGCCCCAAAGACGCCCCCAACCTGGTCTGGACCGACCTGCCCGGCTACGGCTACGCCGCCGTCGAGCGCGAGGCCAAGGTGCGCTGGCAGCAGGTCATGGCGCGCTACCTCGAAATACGCCGCAACCTGACCGGCGTGGTGCAGATGGTCGACTCGCGCCACGGTTTCACCGAGCTCGATCTGCAACTGCTGTCCTTCGTGGCGCCGCGCGTGCGCTCGGGCGAGGTCAAGCTGCTGGTGCTGCTCACCAAGGCCGACAAGCTCAACAAGAAAGAGCAGGCCGAATCGCTGGCCAAGGCCCAGGAGGCCCTGGGTACCGTCGTGACGGACGAGGCCGATGTGGGCATCACACTGTTCTCGGCCCTGAAAAAAATCGGCGTGGGTGACGTGGCCCAGGTGCTCCAGGGGTGGGCCGCAGACGCCATGGCCGCACGCGCGTCCCTGGCGATGCCCGATGAACTGCCCCCCGACCCCACTGGCGAGCACCCCGAACACCTCGAGGGCCTGAACGATCAGGCCTGA
- a CDS encoding c-type cytochrome: MKRFSHLIALASVALSMSGVAHAQSKPDLAAGAAKAAVCMACHTADGSRGLAANPILQGQHPEYLVKQLTEFKEGKRKNAVMNGMAAPLSTQDMIDIAAFFASKKPVPGQARDAESVKQGESIWRGGIAKKGVPACAGCHSPNGAGIPSQYPRLGGQHYDYTKAQLVAFRQGERTNNAQMTAIAANLSDKEIHALADYIAGLR, from the coding sequence ATGAAGCGCTTTTCTCACCTGATTGCCCTTGCCTCGGTGGCCCTGTCTATGTCTGGCGTGGCCCATGCCCAGAGCAAGCCTGATCTGGCGGCTGGTGCGGCCAAGGCCGCCGTCTGCATGGCCTGTCACACCGCAGACGGCAGCCGTGGTTTGGCTGCCAACCCGATCCTGCAAGGTCAGCACCCCGAGTACCTGGTCAAGCAATTGACCGAGTTCAAGGAAGGCAAGCGCAAGAACGCCGTGATGAATGGCATGGCCGCCCCGCTGTCCACCCAGGACATGATCGACATCGCCGCCTTCTTTGCCAGCAAGAAGCCCGTGCCGGGCCAGGCCCGTGATGCCGAGTCCGTCAAGCAGGGCGAAAGCATCTGGCGCGGTGGCATCGCCAAGAAGGGCGTGCCGGCCTGTGCGGGTTGCCACAGCCCCAACGGCGCGGGCATTCCGTCGCAATACCCCCGCCTGGGTGGTCAGCACTATGACTACACCAAGGCCCAGCTGGTGGCGTTCCGTCAGGGCGAGCGCACCAACAACGCCCAGATGACGGCGATCGCGGCCAACCTGAGCGACAAGGAAATCCACGCGCTGGCCGACTACATTGCCGGCCTGCGCTGA